Proteins from a single region of Grus americana isolate bGruAme1 unplaced genomic scaffold, bGruAme1.mat scaffold_642, whole genome shotgun sequence:
- the LOC129200905 gene encoding fibrous sheath-interacting protein 2-like: MEPELLDLPLGVKIPVVPGSKPVFSRAKLGEKLHRPSGYFDLGDPYCRLTSTEYNSLHDPHLQAYYKRKDNLRRLKKEGYVTSDGKVGLGVAGLGKTVPSARGSLSTEAAYAQQQLPSRWVRALSGKAGCVAGLTVLG, translated from the exons atggagcctgagctgctggacctccCCCTCGGGGTCAAGATCCCTGTGGTGCCCGGCTccaagcctgtcttcagcagggcaaagctgggggaaaag cttcacCGGCCCTCAGGCTATTTTGACCTGGGCGATCCCTACTGTCGCCTAACGAGCACAGAGTACAACAGCCTCCATGACCCGCATCTGCAGGCCTACTACAAACGCAAAGACAACCTCCggaggctgaagaaagagggTTACGTCACCAGCGACGGCAAAGTAGGTTTGGGCgtcgctgggctgggaaaaacgGTTCCCTCCGCGCGGggttccctgagcacagaggcggcgtacgcacagcagcagctcccctcccgctgGGTTCGGGCTCTttcggggaaggcaggctgcgtAGCTGGCTTGACAGTGCTCGGGTGA